Sequence from the Planctomycetia bacterium genome:
GGTATGGATCACGCCGGCGGCTTGCGGCGCAGTCGCACCGATCGGGATCGTCCAAGCGCGCACTTCCATCTCGCCGGCCGTGAAGTAGCTTTGCAGCCCGAGCACGCGATAGGCTTCGCGCGCGAGCACGGCGAGCGCAGGCTCGGCGAGGCCCGACGATTCGAGCATTTCCTTCCGATCTCCTTCGTCGAGCTCGGCGATCTCGGCTTCGAGCTTCGCACACACCGGCACGACCGACGCTCCGACCTTCGCCGCGAACTCGCGGACCTGCATCACGAGCGGGCCTTTCCCTTCGAGGTCGTTCTCGTCGACGTTCGCGACATACATGATCGGCTTGGCCGACATCAGGCCGAAGCTGTTGATCGCTTTCGCTTCGTCGATCTCGATCTTCATCTTGCGCAGCGGCTCGTCCGTCGCCAGATGCGCGACGCATTTCTTAATCACGTCGACGCGAGCCTTGGCTTCCTTGTCGCCGCTCTTGGCCGCGCGCTCCGCCTTCGGCAGGGCCGTCTCCAAGGCTTGGATGTCGGCGAGCATCAATTCGATTTCGATCGTCTCGATATCCGACACCGGGTTCACCGATCCGGCGACGTGGATCACATCGGGATCCTCGAAGCAGCGGACGACTTGCAAGATGGCGTCGACCTCGCGGATGTGACTGAGGAACTTGTTGCCGAGTCCTTGCCCTTCGCTGGCCCCTTTGACGATGCCGGCGATATCGATGAGCTTGATCGCGGCCGGCACGAGCTTCTTCGGCACGATGTATTTGCTGATCCGCGCGAGGCGATCGTCGGGAACCGTGACGACCCCTTCGTTGGGCTCGATCGTGCAGAACGGATAGTTCGCGCTCTGCGCGGCCTTGGAACTGGTGAGCGCGTTGAAGAGGGTGCTCTTCCCGACGTTGGGCAATCCTACGATACCGGCTTCCATGATCGTGGCCGTGACCTTCGCGAAAGGGGGGAGTGAACTATCGGTCGGCAACCCGACCGCGGAAAACCGGCGATTATACCGGAGAATTGGGGCGGAGGGCAGTGGGCGGAAGGAGCAGGAAAAGTAGCAGGCACGTTCCACGTGCCGTCAGCCACATGCGTCGTTGAAGCTGAGTGCGGCATCGCAACGCACGCAGCCTCCGTTCACACGCCGCTCTGTTCACAGGCAGCTCCGTTCAATAGCCCCGGATGCACATCCGGGGCCGCACCGTAATGATCGTTCCGTATCAGCTGTGGCGGACGGCACGTGGAACGTGCCTGCTACGTTACAGAAA
This genomic interval carries:
- the ychF gene encoding redox-regulated ATPase YchF, which encodes MEAGIVGLPNVGKSTLFNALTSSKAAQSANYPFCTIEPNEGVVTVPDDRLARISKYIVPKKLVPAAIKLIDIAGIVKGASEGQGLGNKFLSHIREVDAILQVVRCFEDPDVIHVAGSVNPVSDIETIEIELMLADIQALETALPKAERAAKSGDKEAKARVDVIKKCVAHLATDEPLRKMKIEIDEAKAINSFGLMSAKPIMYVANVDENDLEGKGPLVMQVREFAAKVGASVVPVCAKLEAEIAELDEGDRKEMLESSGLAEPALAVLAREAYRVLGLQSYFTAGEMEVRAWTIPIGATAPQAAGVIHTDFEKGFIRAEVYSLPDLETYKGEKEIRQAGKLRVEGKAYVMQDGDICHFLFNN